A single window of Sphaerodactylus townsendi isolate TG3544 linkage group LG05, MPM_Stown_v2.3, whole genome shotgun sequence DNA harbors:
- the TP53TG5 gene encoding TP53-target gene 5 protein: MIHVKSHLNRILKQLVILKLLKGPNRRIQLLYALAYKYQKTLSSRDPLDCLAAPSVSGTNITSEGPLMPNAEVVDGPVAEPGENAVDQRSEAGPSSETPAEPQSLDLSQALRLKGLPQRLHMPAPKTLCRPSALRWVKPRCTRSCYESLDNVVTFRYSRC; the protein is encoded by the exons ATGATACATGTCAAAAGCCACCTGAACAGA ATACTCAAACAGCTGGTTATTCTCAAGCTGCTCAAGGGCCCCAATCGCAGAATCCAGTTGCTTTATGCATTAGCCTACAAATATCAGAAGACACTCTCATCCAGGGATCCTCTGGACTGCTTGGCTGCCCCATCAGTGTCAGG GACTAATATCACCTCTGAGGGCCCTCTAATGCCTAATGCAGAAGTGGTTGATGGGCCTGTTGCGGAGCCTGGTGAGAATGCTGTCGATCAGAGGAGTGAGGCTGGTCCTTCATCAGAGACACCTGCAGAGCCCCagtctttggatctctctcaggcACTCCGCTTGAAAGGTCTGCCTCAGCGGCTTCACATGCCTGCACCGAAGACGCTCTGCAGACCATCGGCCTTGCGATGGGTCAAACCTCGCTGCACCCGATCGTGCTACGAATCGCTGGATAACGTTGTTACCTTTCGTTACTCAAGATGCTAG